One stretch of Candidatus Nanopelagicales bacterium DNA includes these proteins:
- a CDS encoding LarC family nickel insertion protein, with amino-acid sequence MTTQVPDPRTGSGEAPADPGPDAGTVGLGSHRDPIRSVADWPVGEPVPQVWIDASAGAAGDMLLGALLDAGASVQRVNASIAALGLPEAVAVRTESVTRAGMRATRAIVDVAETSNRRNWAQLRDVLHGSRLDSDIRAEALAVFGRLAEAEARVHGIPVDDVHFHEVGALDCLADIVGVVTAMSEFAAHRVFCSPITVGFGRINAEHGSLPIPGPAVTELLATRGPDLV; translated from the coding sequence GTGACGACTCAGGTCCCTGACCCACGCACCGGATCTGGGGAAGCCCCCGCCGACCCCGGGCCGGACGCGGGCACCGTCGGACTCGGGTCGCACCGCGATCCGATCAGGTCGGTCGCCGACTGGCCGGTGGGTGAACCGGTGCCACAGGTGTGGATCGATGCCTCGGCGGGGGCCGCCGGGGACATGCTGCTCGGAGCACTGCTCGACGCCGGCGCCAGCGTGCAGCGGGTCAACGCGTCAATCGCCGCGCTTGGGCTGCCCGAGGCGGTCGCGGTTCGGACCGAATCAGTTACGCGCGCGGGGATGCGAGCCACCCGCGCAATCGTCGACGTCGCCGAGACCTCCAACCGGCGCAACTGGGCGCAGCTCCGCGACGTGCTGCACGGTTCCCGACTTGACTCCGATATCCGAGCCGAGGCGCTCGCGGTCTTCGGTCGCCTCGCGGAGGCTGAGGCACGGGTGCACGGCATCCCCGTCGACGACGTTCACTTCCACGAGGTCGGTGCGCTGGACTGTTTGGCCGACATCGTCGGCGTCGTCACGGCGATGTCGGAGTTCGCTGCGCACAGGGTCTTCTGCTCGCCCATCACGGTTGGGTTCGGCCGCATTAACGCCGAGCACGGGTCACTGCCGATTCCTGGTCCCGCGGTGACCGAACTGTTGGCCACCCGGGGCCCGGACCTGGT